The window GAACGCTTCAGTTTGGTGGATGGATATCGACACTGACGTTAAATTCAAATTCCAAGGTGAGCAACATAAAATTGATACTCGCTTAGACCCATTTGTATTTATGTTTGGTGCGGGTTACCGTTTCTAATCAATTTGTATTGAAGACCTTAGATAATAGGTAAAAAATTAACTCTAATGGATGAGAGTGTCATCGTAAATCCGAGAATCTATATTCTCGGATTTTTTTATTAAGAAATAATATATCCGAAAAATAATCGCTGAGTTTTTATAAATTATCTGTCAGGAAATAATAAAGCCACATCTTTTAACAATAATTAAACATGCGCGTAACTCATTGCGTTATAATAAATGGCAGTGATCATTTTATTGAGATATATAAAATTAATTTAGGCTATCAATATCAGCCCAAATTGAGCTGATATTGATAAAATTGACAGGTAACCGTTTAGCGGATTTTCATTGAATCAATCACAGACTGAACGCCTTTGACCTTTTTCGTTGTTTCAATCGCTTTATTAGCGTCAGCTCTTGAATCAACAAAACCACTTAATTGCACTCGGCCTTTAAAGGTTTCAACACTAATTTGTGTTGATTTTAAATCCTTCTCAGCCAGTAGCGCTGATTTTACTTTAGTTGTAATGACGGTATCATCAATATAACCACCGGTACCTTCAGATTTGTCTGTTGGTGCGCAGGCCGCGAGTGTGAAAGCCATAAAGATAGCGACAAATAATGCACTAACGGATTTGAATAATTTCATCCTTTTATCTCCTAACGTTTCAAACTACAAAATACGTTGATTGTTAAGTCATCCAGCAAAAATTTATCAGAGACTATAGATCATGGTGTATCACTGATAGTTTTAGTATCAGTAGAAAGCGAAAAAAATTCAACTTAAAGAAGAAAATAGTGGGTATAAAATAGA of the Providencia stuartii genome contains:
- a CDS encoding BON domain-containing protein produces the protein MKLFKSVSALFVAIFMAFTLAACAPTDKSEGTGGYIDDTVITTKVKSALLAEKDLKSTQISVETFKGRVQLSGFVDSRADANKAIETTKKVKGVQSVIDSMKIR